The following proteins are encoded in a genomic region of Sulfurimonas sp. HSL3-7:
- a CDS encoding DNRLRE domain-containing protein: MKLSKLFLPILVLGLFFTGCSGGGGGDSDTASTDLAQYVGEYEGTFSGDDSGTWSGTINSNGTFSGIINSNTIGTYTLSGTIDGTGEINAIVGEAGNGSYFRGTVDASGNISGEWFDPYQDNHGTFTGHKTGDTTAPEQVSNLTANAVTSTQIDINWSEASDNVGVTAYKIYRDGTYLKQVSSNYASDVGLSESTQYCYEVTALDAAGNESAKSSSVCATTNPAEQTVPSAPSSLTANTDGSPQIILNWTDNASNETGFRVERSTSEFSGFIKVADTAANVTSYTDGFGIEASATYYYRVVAINPAGESSYSNTANATTAALPTVPSAPTGLNAGTDSSSQITLNWTDNSSDETGFVVERSLSESSGFSTIATAPVGTTSYTDTSLNASTMYYYRVAAVNDVGISAYTNTASATTDASPTSITLELTSNVSGSITLTWTYTWGIFGSSNDGYQLEESVTSSSTGYTTIYDTTFTGDRESPKSYTLSRQAGTYYYRVRAMTQSGYTSYSNVVTVTVTQTQITKTYLVAADNLIMVQSNDASTANTSYPSAYNSVGCNWSHGLYFTDYLCGASLMYFDVGTDISGKTIHKATLTLYPVILAGDFSESYNYKVAAIYDNWFANVTWNTQPNYYASGTKTFPRPISTLPVEVDVTQIVQNWASNYFSNYGFYLMPENFLDPGYTSLRATDFYNKEEGADLPKLEITYE; the protein is encoded by the coding sequence ATGAAGTTATCAAAGCTTTTCTTGCCCATTTTAGTGTTAGGGCTGTTTTTCACCGGCTGCAGCGGGGGCGGGGGCGGAGACTCCGATACTGCGTCAACAGATTTGGCCCAATATGTCGGCGAATATGAAGGAACCTTCAGCGGCGACGATTCAGGGACCTGGAGTGGCACGATCAACAGTAACGGTACATTTAGCGGTATTATTAATTCCAACACCATTGGTACCTATACGCTTAGCGGGACTATAGACGGCACCGGTGAAATCAATGCGATAGTCGGAGAAGCCGGCAACGGCTCTTATTTCAGAGGCACCGTCGATGCGTCAGGAAATATCAGCGGCGAATGGTTTGACCCTTATCAGGACAACCACGGTACTTTTACAGGGCATAAAACAGGCGATACAACGGCACCTGAACAGGTGAGCAATCTCACTGCAAACGCCGTCACGAGTACGCAAATCGATATCAACTGGTCTGAGGCATCTGATAACGTTGGCGTCACAGCCTATAAAATATACCGTGATGGCACTTATCTAAAGCAAGTCAGCAGTAATTACGCTTCTGATGTCGGGTTATCGGAAAGTACACAATACTGCTATGAAGTGACAGCACTAGATGCCGCAGGCAATGAATCGGCAAAGAGTTCATCAGTATGTGCGACTACAAATCCTGCAGAACAGACCGTACCCAGCGCGCCGAGCAGCCTAACCGCCAATACGGACGGAAGCCCGCAGATCATTCTGAATTGGACAGACAACGCCTCCAATGAGACAGGTTTCCGTGTTGAGCGAAGTACTTCGGAATTCAGCGGCTTTATCAAAGTGGCTGATACGGCAGCCAACGTCACAAGTTATACCGACGGTTTCGGTATCGAAGCCTCCGCAACTTATTATTACCGTGTGGTGGCCATCAATCCCGCTGGCGAATCTTCCTATTCCAATACCGCCAACGCCACTACCGCCGCGCTCCCGACAGTCCCTTCGGCCCCAACCGGTTTGAACGCCGGTACAGATTCCAGTTCGCAGATCACTTTGAACTGGACGGATAACTCCTCGGATGAAACAGGTTTTGTCGTCGAGCGAAGTCTCTCCGAAAGTAGTGGTTTCAGCACGATTGCAACAGCGCCGGTGGGTACCACATCCTACACGGACACGTCACTCAATGCATCGACGATGTACTATTACCGGGTCGCAGCGGTCAACGATGTGGGCATTTCGGCCTATACCAATACCGCTTCAGCAACCACCGATGCTTCCCCTACCAGCATCACGCTTGAGCTTACGTCCAATGTGAGCGGAAGCATCACATTAACCTGGACGTATACTTGGGGGATCTTCGGTTCAAGCAACGACGGGTACCAACTTGAAGAGTCCGTTACATCCTCTTCAACCGGATACACGACCATATATGATACGACATTTACAGGGGACCGCGAATCACCGAAAAGCTACACTCTCTCCCGGCAAGCTGGCACTTATTACTACCGTGTACGTGCTATGACGCAATCGGGCTATACTTCTTACAGCAACGTTGTCACGGTAACGGTTACTCAGACCCAGATCACAAAAACATATCTGGTGGCTGCCGACAATTTGATTATGGTTCAGAGCAATGACGCGAGCACAGCGAATACATCTTACCCGAGTGCCTACAACTCGGTAGGCTGTAACTGGTCACACGGACTCTATTTCACCGACTATCTTTGTGGTGCGAGTTTGATGTACTTCGATGTCGGTACAGATATCAGCGGGAAAACCATCCACAAGGCAACGCTGACTCTCTATCCCGTCATATTGGCCGGTGATTTTTCTGAAAGTTACAATTACAAGGTAGCCGCAATCTACGATAACTGGTTTGCAAATGTAACATGGAACACGCAGCCAAACTATTACGCTTCCGGCACAAAGACCTTCCCGCGACCGATATCAACCCTGCCGGTAGAGGTCGATGTCACCCAGATAGTACAGAATTGGGCGAGTAACTATTTTTCCAACTATGGGTTCTACCTCATGCCAGAGAATTTCTTAGACCCGGGCTATACGTCATTAAGAGCAACAGATTTCTATAATAAGGAGGAGGGAGCCGACCTGCCGAAACTTGAAATCACCTACGAATAG
- the lpdA gene encoding dihydrolipoyl dehydrogenase, with protein sequence MKSYNTVVIGGGPGGYEAAIGLAKAGVETLLIEKSKARLGGTCLNEGCTPAKNYIESAGCALRVSHFRENGLGLEYTGLDLGKLRERTFELVDELRSGVSWLLDQAGVELLYGTALFKDAHTLEVDGETIAFEKCIIATGSQLRQVAQLPIDGERIISSREVFELTKLPASLAIVGGGPIGCEFANFFAAFGVDVTLISRGKRLLSGEDEELSKVLLRAFKKRGIRVITASTVQQAEVSGDGVEVTLEGESRETIACETVLCAAGRTPNTRELSLEKAGVELGPKGFVEVNAAFRTSQPHIYALGDCINTPAYAHTAYAEARIAARNIAAGKTLANTALSPSAIFTHPAVASCGLKESEAQAKGVAVEVRKAYFKANARAKILGDDAGFAKIVVSAESGVILGASVIGAEATEIIHELLLAVEQKMTADELKTMIHAHPTVSEIISFL encoded by the coding sequence ATGAAAAGCTATAACACGGTGGTGATCGGCGGCGGTCCCGGCGGCTACGAGGCGGCGATCGGGCTCGCCAAAGCGGGCGTCGAGACCCTGCTGATCGAGAAGAGCAAAGCGCGCCTCGGCGGCACCTGCCTTAACGAGGGGTGCACCCCCGCGAAGAACTACATAGAGAGCGCCGGCTGCGCGCTGCGGGTCTCCCATTTCAGGGAGAACGGCCTCGGCCTGGAGTACACTGGGCTCGACCTCGGCAAGCTCAGGGAGCGGACCTTTGAACTGGTCGACGAGCTCCGCTCCGGGGTCTCATGGCTGCTCGACCAGGCCGGCGTGGAGCTGCTCTACGGCACGGCCCTCTTCAAAGACGCCCACACCCTCGAGGTCGACGGCGAGACGATCGCTTTCGAAAAGTGCATCATCGCGACGGGCTCGCAGCTGCGGCAGGTGGCGCAGCTGCCGATCGACGGCGAGCGTATCATCTCCAGCAGGGAGGTGTTCGAGCTGACGAAACTGCCGGCCTCGCTCGCCATCGTCGGCGGCGGCCCCATCGGCTGCGAGTTTGCGAACTTCTTTGCCGCCTTCGGCGTCGACGTGACGCTGATCTCCCGGGGGAAGCGTCTCCTCTCCGGCGAAGACGAGGAGCTCTCCAAAGTGCTGCTGCGCGCTTTCAAGAAGCGCGGTATCCGTGTCATCACCGCATCGACCGTACAGCAAGCCGAGGTGAGCGGAGACGGCGTAGAAGTGACTCTTGAAGGCGAGAGCCGGGAGACAATCGCCTGCGAAACGGTGCTCTGCGCCGCCGGCCGCACGCCCAACACAAGAGAGCTTTCGCTTGAGAAGGCGGGCGTGGAACTGGGCCCGAAAGGGTTCGTCGAGGTCAACGCCGCGTTCCGGACCAGCCAGCCGCACATCTACGCGCTCGGCGACTGTATCAACACCCCCGCCTACGCCCACACCGCCTACGCCGAAGCGAGGATCGCGGCCCGCAACATCGCCGCCGGGAAGACGCTGGCCAACACCGCCCTCTCCCCCTCCGCCATCTTCACCCATCCGGCCGTCGCGAGCTGCGGCCTCAAAGAGAGCGAGGCCCAGGCGAAAGGGGTCGCCGTGGAGGTCAGGAAGGCCTACTTCAAGGCCAACGCCAGGGCGAAGATACTCGGCGACGATGCGGGCTTCGCCAAGATCGTCGTCTCGGCCGAGAGCGGCGTGATCCTCGGCGCCTCGGTCATCGGGGCGGAGGCGACGGAGATCATCCATGAGCTGCTGCTGGCCGTCGAGCAGAAAATGACGGCCGACGAACTCAAAACGATGATCCATGCCCATCCGACGGTTTCGGAGATCATCAGCTTTCTGTAG
- a CDS encoding GGDEF domain-containing protein → MNEQRRSLQHDCVIEIYVAEEVRQAYARLVFLVPALASYFFFSSRLNADFGLLASLLGGFTFATLFHLFAIQRFPQKNFMLRKVVIITVDMVVVGAFFYYMEEFGILYSPMFLWIIIGNGMLFGPKYFYISVAVALGVIASVFFLSGYWHANWQTVAALSMAIILLPLYYLALLNRIKYKNDALECLLRSTQHQSRHDSLTRLPNRYYFESELERLVECKAPFALLFIDLDGFKKINDTYGHERGDTILREAALRLQEVTAAGDMAARLGGDEFVVIVKRPDEAKALSYSIIALLSQPYRDNGTTVSISASIGISYYPEDAEDVFFLKKYADIAMYRVKINGKHNVLEYRAIGSDGMRCC, encoded by the coding sequence ATGAACGAACAACGGAGAAGTTTACAGCACGACTGTGTTATTGAGATCTATGTTGCAGAAGAGGTACGCCAGGCCTATGCACGGCTCGTTTTTCTGGTGCCGGCTTTGGCGAGCTACTTCTTTTTTTCCAGTCGACTCAACGCCGATTTCGGGCTGCTTGCGAGCCTGTTGGGCGGTTTCACTTTTGCGACATTATTTCACCTCTTCGCCATACAGCGCTTCCCCCAAAAGAACTTCATGCTCAGAAAAGTGGTCATCATCACCGTCGATATGGTCGTTGTGGGGGCTTTTTTTTATTACATGGAAGAGTTCGGCATCCTCTACAGCCCGATGTTCCTCTGGATCATCATCGGCAACGGCATGCTCTTCGGTCCGAAATACTTCTATATCTCGGTCGCTGTAGCGCTGGGGGTTATCGCTTCCGTCTTTTTCCTGAGCGGCTACTGGCATGCGAACTGGCAGACGGTCGCGGCGCTCTCCATGGCAATCATACTGCTGCCGTTGTATTACCTTGCGCTCTTAAACCGCATTAAGTACAAAAACGATGCCCTCGAGTGCCTGCTCCGCTCGACGCAGCACCAGTCAAGACATGACAGCCTGACCAGACTGCCGAACCGCTACTATTTTGAAAGCGAACTCGAACGTTTGGTCGAATGCAAAGCGCCGTTCGCCCTTCTTTTCATCGACCTCGACGGGTTTAAAAAGATCAACGACACCTACGGCCATGAAAGAGGGGACACCATTTTGCGCGAAGCCGCGCTGCGCCTGCAGGAGGTCACCGCTGCAGGGGACATGGCGGCACGTCTCGGCGGCGACGAGTTCGTGGTCATCGTAAAAAGGCCCGACGAGGCCAAGGCGCTCTCATACAGTATCATCGCACTGCTTTCGCAACCCTACCGCGACAACGGCACGACGGTCTCGATATCGGCGAGCATCGGTATCAGCTATTACCCCGAAGATGCGGAAGATGTCTTCTTTCTGAAAAAATATGCCGACATCGCCATGTACCGGGTCAAGATAAACGGCAAGCACAACGTCTTGGAGTACCGGGCTATCGGTTCAGATGGGATGCGTTGCTGCTGA